The Euphorbia lathyris chromosome 8, ddEupLath1.1, whole genome shotgun sequence genome has a window encoding:
- the LOC136203383 gene encoding nucleotide-sugar uncharacterized transporter 1 isoform X2, with amino-acid sequence MLFSHEILNFLVRKDVRKILKRKDSDAGEKGRALEEVRSSLFNKFRFSESEKKQEQQRLCPPVLQGVGFRFPICLSFIHYFISWTLMAILKVFSVLPTSSPSKSSRLTLLTLGFVMALSTGLANLSLKYNSVGFYQMAKILVTPSIVLLEFLWFRKRVAFAKVVALAVVSIGVAVATVSDLQFSLFGAGVALAWIIPSAVNKILWSTMQQRENWNALSLMWKTTPITLCFLASLVPFLDPPGVFSYQWNAGNTFLILVSSVLGFLLQWSGALALGATSALSHVVLGQFKTCVVLLGNYYIFGSNPGSTSIFGAFTAIGGMSTYTYLNLHNVKSQPGKTSPRKSSRLGKENGDSRDGYGGESV; translated from the exons ATGCTGTTTAGCCATGAGATTCTCAATTTCTTGGTGAGAAAAGATGTGAGGAAGATACTCAAACGGAAGGACAGTGATGCTGGTGAAAAAG GAAGAGCTTTGGAAGAAGTTCGATCCTCTTTGTTCAACAAATTTCGCTTTTCTGAGAGTGAGAAGAAACAAGAGCAGCAACGTTTATGCCCTCCG GTTCTTCAAGGAGTTGGGTTTCGTTTCCCTATATGTTTAAGCTTTATTCATTATTTCATAAGCTGGACATTAATGGCGATTTTGAAAGTCTTTTCTGTTCTTCCTACTTCTTCTCCTTCAAAATCAAGCCGTTTAACCTTATTAACTCTTGGTTTTGTTATGGCTCTTTCTACTGGTTTAGCTAATCTCAGCTTAAAGTATAACAG TGTGGGTTTCTATCAGATGGCTAAGATTCTTGTTACACCTTCAATTGTTTTGCTGGAGTTTTTGTGGTTTCGAAAGCGTGTTGCTTTCGCCAAG GTGGTTGCACTTGCAGTTGTGTCTATCGGTGTTGCTGTGGCTACAGTAAGCGATTTGCAATTCAGCCTTTTTGGTGCTGGTGTAGCTCTGGCATGGATAATTCCAAGTGCAGTCAACAAGATCCTATGGTCCACTATGCAACAGCGGGAGAACTGGAATGCACTGTC GTTAATGTGGAAGACGACACCAATCACGTTGTGTTTTCtggcttctttggttcctttctTGGATCCCCCGGGTGTCTTCTCCTATCAATGGAATGCCGGTAACACATTTCTGATTTTAGTTTCTTCTGTTCTCGGCTTCTTGCTTCAGTGGTCAGGTGCTTTGGCCCTCGG GGCAACATCCGCCCTCTCCCATGTCGTTCTTGGTCAATTCAAAACATGCGTTGTGCTTCTCGGAAACTATTACATCTTCGGCTCTAATCCAGGATCAACCAGCATATTCGGTGCGTTCACTGCTATTGGCGGTATGTCTACTTACACATACCTCAATTTACACAATGTTAAATCACAACCCGGGAAAACCTCTCCCCGGAAATCATCTAGGTTGGGCAAGGAGAATGGAGATAGCCGTGATGGATATGGTGGGGAATCTGTGTAA
- the LOC136203383 gene encoding nucleotide-sugar uncharacterized transporter 1 isoform X1, with protein sequence MLFSHEILNFLVRKDVRKILKRKDSDAGEKGRALEEVRSSLFNKFRFSESEKKQEQQRLCPPVIALSFNFVVAISIIFMNKWVLQGVGFRFPICLSFIHYFISWTLMAILKVFSVLPTSSPSKSSRLTLLTLGFVMALSTGLANLSLKYNSVGFYQMAKILVTPSIVLLEFLWFRKRVAFAKVVALAVVSIGVAVATVSDLQFSLFGAGVALAWIIPSAVNKILWSTMQQRENWNALSLMWKTTPITLCFLASLVPFLDPPGVFSYQWNAGNTFLILVSSVLGFLLQWSGALALGATSALSHVVLGQFKTCVVLLGNYYIFGSNPGSTSIFGAFTAIGGMSTYTYLNLHNVKSQPGKTSPRKSSRLGKENGDSRDGYGGESV encoded by the exons ATGCTGTTTAGCCATGAGATTCTCAATTTCTTGGTGAGAAAAGATGTGAGGAAGATACTCAAACGGAAGGACAGTGATGCTGGTGAAAAAG GAAGAGCTTTGGAAGAAGTTCGATCCTCTTTGTTCAACAAATTTCGCTTTTCTGAGAGTGAGAAGAAACAAGAGCAGCAACGTTTATGCCCTCCGGTTATTGCTCTCTCGTTTAATTTTGTTGTTGCAATTAGTATAATTTTCATGAACAaatgg GTTCTTCAAGGAGTTGGGTTTCGTTTCCCTATATGTTTAAGCTTTATTCATTATTTCATAAGCTGGACATTAATGGCGATTTTGAAAGTCTTTTCTGTTCTTCCTACTTCTTCTCCTTCAAAATCAAGCCGTTTAACCTTATTAACTCTTGGTTTTGTTATGGCTCTTTCTACTGGTTTAGCTAATCTCAGCTTAAAGTATAACAG TGTGGGTTTCTATCAGATGGCTAAGATTCTTGTTACACCTTCAATTGTTTTGCTGGAGTTTTTGTGGTTTCGAAAGCGTGTTGCTTTCGCCAAG GTGGTTGCACTTGCAGTTGTGTCTATCGGTGTTGCTGTGGCTACAGTAAGCGATTTGCAATTCAGCCTTTTTGGTGCTGGTGTAGCTCTGGCATGGATAATTCCAAGTGCAGTCAACAAGATCCTATGGTCCACTATGCAACAGCGGGAGAACTGGAATGCACTGTC GTTAATGTGGAAGACGACACCAATCACGTTGTGTTTTCtggcttctttggttcctttctTGGATCCCCCGGGTGTCTTCTCCTATCAATGGAATGCCGGTAACACATTTCTGATTTTAGTTTCTTCTGTTCTCGGCTTCTTGCTTCAGTGGTCAGGTGCTTTGGCCCTCGG GGCAACATCCGCCCTCTCCCATGTCGTTCTTGGTCAATTCAAAACATGCGTTGTGCTTCTCGGAAACTATTACATCTTCGGCTCTAATCCAGGATCAACCAGCATATTCGGTGCGTTCACTGCTATTGGCGGTATGTCTACTTACACATACCTCAATTTACACAATGTTAAATCACAACCCGGGAAAACCTCTCCCCGGAAATCATCTAGGTTGGGCAAGGAGAATGGAGATAGCCGTGATGGATATGGTGGGGAATCTGTGTAA